The following proteins are encoded in a genomic region of Huiozyma naganishii CBS 8797 chromosome 9, complete genome:
- the GEF1 gene encoding Gef1p (similar to Saccharomyces cerevisiae GEF1 (YJR040W); ancestral locus Anc_1.466) — protein sequence MSSVVNAPVEESDPTKMYNREKIAETQNLDQFLTIDRIAEEQIPVLSAVLHPREARFYDVDDLERHVLNSRYQFYRSVLWNRSRQFITLTAMAVAIGFFAAFVQIFTETLVNWKSGHCQRNFLLNKSFCCAVVDPFPDAKVSAPTFQRRNDWQCVDEGVWIEWSGAVAPFFIFTTLSVLFALISTLLVKYVAPMATGSGISEIKVWVSGFEYKSEFLSGITLLVKSVALPLAISSGLSLGKEGPSVHYATCCGYVVSKWILRDKLTYKRQFEYLTAAGGAGVAVAFGAPIGGVLFGLEELSSATDFNTDALWKSYYVALIAVTTLKCINPFRNGKIILFNVSYDKNWKIAEIPVFIALGVFGGLYGKYISKLNISYVNFRKRYLSSWPIQEVVILALVTALLSYFNEFLKLDMTESMGILFHECTSNDHSSPFAHRLCFLDEHTHVLSFLQTFLSLCFATFVRAALVIVSYGARVPAGIFVPSMAVGATFGRAVSLFVERFISGTNTITPGAYAFLGAAGTLCGITNLTLTVVVIMLELTGAFIYIIPTMLVVAITRIIMNFSGTNGISDQMIIVNGYPILEQEEVESPNEGFMEDYCAGQIMSSDLIVLRETMRVSELESLIYESNHSQPVVNGFPIVRGETGKSGDERICIGYVLRRHIMKKLIQQDTTSNDSHTTLVHFSKEFTEETASELSFADIVNSSPVTVKPDISCAMLYRMFQHLGCKAIMVEAKGFLQGILTSKDIIKFERYLSRERCGPRYKFNDALDQQVWSFIHPIIRRFSRMGSGGS from the coding sequence ATGTCTTCAGTGGTGAACGCCCCCGTGGAGGAGAGTGATCCCACGAAAATGTACAATAGGGAAAAGATAGCAGAGACACAGAACCTGGACCAGTTTTTGACCATTGATAGAATTGCCGAGGAGCAGATCCCCGTTCTGTCTGCCGTCTTGCATCCTAGGGAGGCAAGATTCTACGATGTCGATGATTTAGAGAGGCATGTGCTGAATTCGCGGTACCAGTTCTACAGAAGTGTTTTGTGGAACAGGAGCAGGCAGTTTATCACTTTAACAGCAATGGCGGTCGCCATTGGGTTCTTTGCAGCATTTGTACAGATATTCACAGAAACGCTGGTCAATTGGAAGAGCGGCCACTGCCAAagaaattttcttttgaacaagtcaTTCTGCTGCGCTGTGGTCGACCCGTTCCCGGATGCCAAAGTTTCTGCCCCGACCTTCCAGCGTAGAAACGACTGGCAGTGCGTGGATGAGGGCGTCTGGATAGAATGGTCAGGTGCAGTAGCGCcctttttcattttcaCGACGCTGTCCGTTCTATTCGCACTGATCAGCACACTGCTAGTGAAATACGTGGCCCCCATGGCGACCGGGTCTGGGATCTCAGAGATCAAAGTCTGGGTGTCAGGGTTCGAGTACAAATCTGAATTCTTAAGCGGTATAACGTTGCTAGTGAAAAGTGTCGCTTTGCCGCTGGCAATCTCGTCAGGGCTGAGCTTGGGGAAGGAGGGCCCCTCGGTGCACTATGCGACCTGCTGCGGATACGTAGTGAGCAAGTGGATACTGCGGGATAAATTGACGTACAAGAGACAATTCGAGTACTTGACCGCCGCGGgcggtgctggtgttgCCGTGGCGTTCGGGGCCCCCATTGGTGGTGTTCTGTTCGGGCTTGAGGAGTTATCCTCCGCTACAGATTTTAACACGGACGCCCTATGGAAGTCTTACTACGTGGCTTTGATCGCTGTGACAACTTTAAAATGTATCAACCCGTTCAGAAACGGGAAGATCATTCTGTTCAATGTCAGTTACGAtaaaaactggaaaatcGCAGAGATCCCAGTGTTTATAGCTTTGGGGGTCTTTGGAGGGTTATACGGGAAGTATATCAGCAAACTGAATATCAGCTACGTTAACTTCAGGAAAAGATACCTCAGCTCGTGGCCTATTCAAGAGGTGGTGATATTAGCCCTCGTCACCGCACTGCTGTCCTATTTCAACGAATTCTTGAAACTGGATATGACCGAGAGTATGGGGATCCTGTTCCATGAGTGTACTTCGAACGATCACAGTTCACCATTTGCACACCGGTTGTGCTTCCTGGATGAGCACACCCACGTATTGAGCTTCCTGCAGACCTTTCTGTCCCTCTGTTTCGCAACTTTTGTGAGGGCCGCGCTAGTTATTGTATCCTACGGCGCCCGGGTCCCAGCCGGTATCTTTGTTCCCTCGATGGCTGTCGGTGCCACTTTTGGTCGTGCGGTGAGTCTCTTTGTGGAACGGTTCATCAGTGGTACGAACACGATAACACCAGGCGCGTACGCGTTTTTAGGTGCTGCGGGGACACTCTGCGGGATCACCAATCTAACATTGACCGTTGTGGTTATCATGCTGGAATTGACTGGTGCATTCATATACATCATACCGACCATGCTTGTGGTTGCAATCACGAGAATTATAATGAACTTCTCTGGGACGAATGGTATCTCTGACCAAATGATTATTGTCAATGGGTACCCGATCTTAGAGCAAGAGGAGGTCGAATCGCCGAATGAGGGTTTCATGGAGGATTACTGTGCCGGGCAGATCATGTCCTCCGATTTGATCGTGCTGAGGGAAACAATGCGGGTCTCGGAATTAGAGTCTTTAATCTACGAATCCAACCACTCGCAACCCGTGGTCAACGGGTTCCCCATTGTGAGGGGCGAGACGGGCAAATCTGGTGATGAGAGAATTTGCATTGGGTACGTTTTGAGACGTCACATtatgaagaaattgatccAACAGGACACAACCAGCAACGACTCGCACACGACTTTGGTGCATTTCTCCAAAGAGTTCACAGAGGAGACAGCATCCGAGTTGAGTTTTGCCGATATCGTCAACTCGTCACCCGTCACCGTAAAACCGGACATCTCCTGTGCGATGCTATACAGGATGTTCCAACACCTGGGCTGCAAAGCCATCATGGTGGAGGCCAAGGGTTTTTTACAAGGCATTCTAACGAGCAAAGACATCATCAAATTTGAACGATACTTGAGCAGGGAGAGGTGTGGACCACGTTACAAATTCAACGATGCATTGGACCAACAAGTCTGGTCATTTATTCATCCAATAATAAGAAGATTTAGTAGAATGGGATCTGGTGGATCATGA
- the POL32 gene encoding DNA polymerase delta subunit POL32 (similar to Saccharomyces cerevisiae POL32 (YJR043C); ancestral locus Anc_1.470), which produces MDTAVIDFINDRLLTQVKPLVFTELIARFAVGPSAAKKLMYKYYTEVTTVKYNCIIVCCYSDNTIKVIRDLALVEADNGDDAQLTDCFIYALNPMDQFTPVNLALAPEAVSTAIVTPYTLVRGEPAPAKQDDTQGSTVPRAKTVEDHRDPVPETRAPQRSSTVPAAAEPALQKPKTMGLRSTELLAKMKRMREDKESVRQEELSKRRKEERESREKRVQSDPTRKAQIQQLNKLFTEDDDDDDVEEQQQEPLKKENTPVTINEAELEELLDTTADDSLLEVNAPKTQPQPQKQETYVDEDGYKVTTRAPQAPAKVSRPVKRSVAPPARAPVKRQTKQGSIESFFKRK; this is translated from the coding sequence ATGGACACTGCAGTTATAGACTTTATCAACGACAGGCTGCTGACGCAGGTAAAGCCTCTGGTGTTCACGGAGCTGATCGCGCGGTTCGCAGTGGGGCCCTCTGCGGCCAAGAAACTCATGTACAAGTACTACACAGAGGTGACGACGGTGAAGTACAACTGCATCATAGTGTGCTGCTACAGCGATAACACTATCAAGGTGATACGGGACCTGGCACTCGTCGAGGCGGACAACGGCGACGATGCGCAATTGACCGATTGTTTCATTTACGCGTTGAACCCGATGGACCAGTTCACGCCTGTGAATCTGGCGCTAGCACCGGAGGCTGTTTCGACAGCGATTGTGACTCCGTACACGCTCGTTCGTGGCGAACCGGCCCCTGCGAAACAGGATGATACACAAGGTAGTACGGTGCCAAGAGCGAAGACCGTGGAAGATCACAGGGATCCGGTCCCAGAGACTCGTGCACCTCAACGCTCGAGCACGGTCCCTGCCGCTGCAGAACCTGCCCTGCAGAAACCCAAGACGATGGGTTTGCGGTCGACGGAGCTGCTGGCCAAGATGAAACGGATGAGGGAGGATAAGGAGAGCGTGCGCCAAGAGGAGTTGAGCAAGCGGCGCAAGGAGGAACGAGAGTCTCGTGAGAAACGCGTGCAGAGCGACCCAACCAGAAAGGCCCAGATCCAGcaactgaacaaactgttcacggaagacgacgacgacgatgacgtcgaagaacagcagcaagagccgctgaagaaagagaacaCCCCCGTCACAATCAACGAGgcagaactggaagaatTGCTTGACACGACAGCTGACGATTCGCTGCTCGAGGTGAATGCTCCTAAAACTCAGCCTCAACCGCAGAAGCAGGAGACGTACGTCGATGAGGACGGCTATAAAGTCACGACGAGAGCACCGCAGGCCCCAGCAAAGGTCTCCCGTCCTGTCAAGCGGTCTGTTGCACCTCCAGCACGCGCACCGGTCAAGAGGCAGACGAAGCAAGGATCCATCGAGAGCTTCTTCAAGCGCAAGTGA
- the KNAG0I00340 gene encoding Hsp70 family protein (similar to Saccharomyces cerevisiae ECM10 (YEL030W) and SSC1 (YJR045C); ancestral locus Anc_1.474) encodes MLAARNALKRNAVALSLRSVAARWQSTKVNGSVIGIDLGTTNSAVALMEGKVPKIIENAEGSRTTPSVVAFTKEGERLVGIPAKRQAVVNPENTLFATKRLIGRRFEDAEVQRDIKQVPYKIVKHSNGDAWVEAMGQTYSPAQIGGFVLNKMKETAEAYLGKPAKNAVVTVPAYFNDSQRQATKDAGQIVGLNVLRVVNEPTAAALAYGLEKADSKVVAVFDLGGGTFDISILDIDNGVFEVKSTNGDTHLGGEDFDIVLLREIVSRFKAESGIDLENDRMAIQRIREAAEKAKIELSSTVSTEVNLPFITADASGPKHINMKFSRAQFETLMEPLIKRTIDPVKKALKDANLSTSDISEVLLVGGMSRMPKVVETVKQLFGRDPSKAVNPDEAVAIGAAIQGAVLSGEVTDVLLLDVTPLSLGIETLGGVFTRLIPRNTTIPTKKSQIFSTAAAGQTSVEIRVFQGERELVRDNKLIGNFNLSGIPPAPKGVPQIEVSFDIDADGIINVSARDKASNKDASITVAGSSGLSETEIEQMVNDAEKFKSQDEERRKSIETANKADQLANDTENSLKEFEGKIDKAEAQKVKDQVAALKELVARVQAGEEVPAEDLKTKTDDLQNASMKLFEQMYKNNNNNGGDAGNSGAGSDANPGETKQ; translated from the coding sequence ATGCTGGCTGCTAGGAatgctttgaagaggaacgCAGTGGCGTTGTCACTGCGCAGCGTCGCTGCCCGGTGGCAGTCCACGAAAGTGAACGGTTCCGTCATCGGGATCGATTTGGGGACTACTAACTCTGCTGTCGCGTTGATGGAGGGGAAAGTGCCCAAGATCATTGAGAACGCTGAGGGGTCTCGTACTACGCCCTCTGTTGTTGCATTCACGAAGGAGGGGGAGAGACTTGTCGGGATCCCAGCGAAACGTCAAGCTGTGGTAAACCCGGAGAACACTCTGTTTGCCACAAAGAGACTCATTGGGAGAAGGTTTGAGGACGCAGAGGTGCAGAGGGATATCAAGCAAGTACCCTACAAGATCGTGAAGCACTCGAACGGTGACGCCTGGGTCGAGGCCATGGGGCAGACTTATTCGCCAGCTCAGATTGGTGGgtttgttttgaacaagatgaaggagACCGCGGAGGCGTACTTGGGGAAACCAGCTAAGAACGCTGTCGTTACTGTGCCAGCTTATTTCAATGACTCTCAGAGACAGGCCACGAAGGATGCAGGGCAGATCGTTGGGTTGAACGTCCTACGTGTCGTTAACGAACCTACCGCCGCTGCACTAGCATACGGGTTAGAGAAGGCTGACTCTaaagttgttgctgtgttTGACTTGGGTGGTGGGACTTTCGATATCTCCATTTTGGATATCGACAACGGTGTCTTCGAGGTTAAATCCACCAACGGTGACACACATCTAGGTGGTGAAGATTTCGATATCGTCCTGCTAAGAGAGATCGTTTCCAGATTCAAGGCTGAATCCGGTATTGACTTAGAGAACGACCGTATGGCCATCCAGAGAATCAGAGAGGCCGCTGAGAAGGCCAAGATCGAATTGTCCTCCACAGTTTCCACAGAGGTCAACTTGCCCTTCATTACAGCAGACGCCTCCGGGCCTAAACATATCAACATGAAGTTCAGCAGAGCTCAATTCGAGACTCTAATGGAACCATTGATTAAGAGAACCATAGACCCAGTAAAGAAGGCGTTGAAGGACGCAAACTTGTCCACCTCGGACATCTCCGAGGTCCTACTAGTCGGTGGTATGTCCAGAATGCCAAAGGTTGTCGAAACCGTCAAGCAATTGTTCGGCAGAGACCCATCAAAGGCCGTCAACCCAGACGAGGCTGTCGCCATTGGTGCCGCAATCCAGGGTGCCGTGCTTTCCGGTGAAGTCACCGATGTGCTACTACTGGACGTCACACCATTGTCCCTAGGTATCGAGACCCTCGGTGGTGTTTTCACAAGACTGATCCCAAGAAACACTACGATTCCAACAAAGAAGTCGCAAATCTTCTCCACCGCTGCCGCAGGTCAAACCTCCGTCGAGATCAGAGTCTTCCAAGGTGAGAGAGAACTTGTCAGAGACAACAAGCTGATCGGGAACTTTAACTTGTCCGGGATCCCACCAGCTCCAAAGGGTGTCCCTCAAATCGAGGTCTCCTTCGACATCGACGCCGATGGTATCATCAACGTCTCCGCAAGGGACAAAGCCAGCAACAAGGACGCCTCCATCACTGTCGCAGGGTCCTCTGGTCTGTCGGAGACCGAGATCGAACAGATGGTCAACGACgctgaaaaattcaagTCTCAGGACGAGGAACGTAGAAAGTCTATTGAGACTGCAAACAAGGCTGACCAGTTGGCCAACGACACGGaaaactctttgaaggagtttgAAGGTAAAATTGACAAAGCGGAAGCGCAGAAGGTCAAGGACCAGGTCGCcgctttgaaggaactCGTCGCTAGAGTCCAAGCGGGCGAGGAAGTCCCCGCAGAGGACTTGAAGACCAAGACTGACGACCTGCAGAACGCATCCATGAAACTGTTCGAGCAGAtgtacaagaacaacaacaacaacgggGGCGACGCTGGTAACTCTGGCGCCGGCTCTGACGCCAACCCAGGTGAAACCAAGCAGTGA
- the KNAG0I00370 gene encoding V-type proton ATPase 16 kDa proteolipid subunit (similar to Saccharomyces cerevisiae CUP5 (YEL027W); ancestral locus Anc_1.469), translating to MSSELCPVYAPFFGAMGCAAAIVFTSLGAAYGTAKSGVGICVTCVLRPDLLFKNIVPVIMAGIIAIYGLVVSVLVCYSLGQKQALYTGFIQLGAGLSVGLSGLAAGFAIGIVGDAGVRGTSQQPRLFVGMILILIFAEVLGLYGLIVALLLNSRATQDVVC from the coding sequence ATGTCTAGTGAGTTGTGTCCCGTGTATGCGCCATTTTTTGGTGCGATGGGCTGTGCAGCAGCCATTGTATTCACCTCGCTTGGTGCAGCGTACGGTACTGCGAAGTCTGGGGTCGGCATCTGTGTCACCTGTGTGCTGAGACCGGAcctgctgttcaagaacatTGTCCCTGTGATTATGGCCGGTATTATTGCCATCTACGGGCTGGTCGTATCCGTGCTGGTGTGCTACTCTTTGGGTCAGAAACAAGCATTGTACACCGGGTTCATCCAGCTCGGCGCAGGGCTGTCCGTCGGGCTGAGCGGGCTTGCCGCTGGGTTCGCCATTGGGATCGTCGGAGATGCGGGTGTCAGAGGTACCTCCCAACAACCAAGACTCTTTGTTGGTATGATTCTTATCCTGATTTTCGCAGAAGTGCTGGGTCTGTACGGGCTGATCGTCGCTCTGTTGTTGAACTCGAGAGCCACCCAAGACGTTGTTTGTTAG
- the SNU13 gene encoding RNA binding protein SNU13 (similar to Saccharomyces cerevisiae SNU13 (YEL026W); ancestral locus Anc_1.465) has protein sequence MSTPNPKAFPLADAALTQQILDVVQEAAKLRQLKKGANETTKTLNRGISEFIIMAADCEPIEILMHLPLLCEDKNVAYVFVPSRAALGRACGVSRPVIAASITTNDASAIKNQIYAVKDKIETLLI, from the coding sequence ATGTCTACTCCAAACCCAAAGGCCTTCCCTCTAGCTGACGCTGCTTTGACGCAGCAGATCTTGGACGTTGTCCAAGAAGCTGCCAAGTTGagacagttgaagaaaggtgCCAACGAGACCACCAAGACTTTGAACCGTGGTATCTCCGAGTTCATCATCATGGCTGCCGACTGTGAGCCCATCGAGATCTTGATGCATTTGCCATTGCTATGTGAGGACAAGAACGTCGCTTACGTCTTCGTCCCCTCCAGAGCCGCGCTCGGGAGAGCTTGTGGTGTCTCCAGACCAGTCATCGCCGCCTccatcaccaccaacgATGCCTCCGCTATCAAGAACCAAATCTACGCCGTCAAGGATAAGATTGAGACTTTGTTGATCTAG
- the MLO127 gene encoding Mlo127p (similar to Saccharomyces cerevisiae YJR039W; ancestral locus Anc_1.463), with protein MKQLVLYEVCQPRNVIDFFASRFGNKKFTIEAECIKVWGADGTQVKSISTVGYTTASFVYFNEILNNEFLFLVKSNGELHIFDQDLNMLDRLRTEIVQPCDKETFFAFDQYNNKLYLNLEHSTVHCVPLKIENSVPKFLHDGQMLQIFQFSATIRDMSYGPHINEYTNEEFDTISVLLQDSAESCLIFRTVYLLDPNDSTSGNKWSILIPNVDLNIVPTSHKRIASITTIPSVGFLILTCKGILFLSLPNGPQNRIDGVTINKLYERVNLFVEDEVLQDDTFYDVAVLATITDKMARFDIITGKGKYIKLKLKKVKEEETQFIIHWELTLSANGEYLSIQDLGDRPEKCIQRCSISNVDGRIFYMVLLPANKVIYGFPYAQATSRVIDIGQMHSIYSKYFGNVLKQHVFCSTDFRNKSNISTCDYYLEDKFTIHELLVLDSSDSNTQFSDKKFTPTEGRIKTTNDDSINTIHCKDNEFVTAQGTSMNTQNLCGFCNIWDGSQNEMAYITANDGSIHWSNTQAVYSIENFNRFQHYVIESVTLRNGKNISVVATGNTFHVLENYGESTTTFHLQNVFVSAKSLCVNGLDGGNYHIIISDIQGDLYITDTAGKSLEEFNLHNQGFQLIRLFDCPGKFLMYNQNAIILISYSNVNSQYQFVPLTTKITAGHIQHVLGSNDLAVIDSNTNKAYRIEMKDSQLQRKWIDVTVKPVITKFIRLTATSRYAICSGYEVVSQDPLRVKSGIYLYDLPTTKIIDKFDIDEKYSQAAISDIAAMSYDKPDCYNGVTDNKRSFAEQLLLSQCFLISLTFDAADEDRNASNLLLFSLDDERAKITYHTSFSTGFGIASIQNYLHEYVIIAGESIQVLKVDYSFKENLFALVGSSNALAESGLIKNVINLPGAIPENKSVTKRAKNSLINDSFLLLNICEGISQVKISGNVGGANTLEFQISRVAKSEQYTILADIYNEGHCSFFETVNMGSYHWCIVSLGSEKLRLYFVSEDQEYCSTEFCLPGQITSLSKADDNRRNPFGQKRSLVAHDDFVALFCVTTLCGGVYVLGFIKTTGITLSAENKHKNACQLRYISEDSNDEDDEENELQLIDTRVLDSCDITEYLEHVVPKKNGHYQSVELK; from the coding sequence ATGAAACAATTGGTGTTATATGAAGTCTGTCAGCCACGAAATGTCATTGACTTCTTTGCGAGCCGCTTCggaaacaagaaatttACAATTGAAGCGGAGTGCATTAAAGTCTGGGGTGCTGATGGCACCCAGGTAAAAAGTATAAGCACAGTGGGGTACACCACTGCTAGTTTTGTTTATTTCAATGAGATACTGAACAACGAGTTTTTGTTCCTTGTAAAGAGCAATGGGGAATTGCATATCTTTGACCAAGATCTCAACATGCTAGACCGTTTAAGAACCGAAATTGTACAACCATGTGACAAAGAAACGTTCTTCGCATTTGATCAGTATAACAATAAACTGTATTTGAATCTGGAGCACAGCACTGTCCATTGTGTGCCGTTAAAGATTGAAAACTCTGTTCCCAAGTTTCTTCATGACGGTCAAATGCTCCAGATCTTTCAGTTTTCAGCAACTATCCGTGACATGAGTTATGGTCCACATATAAATGAGTACACAAACGAGGAGTTTGATACCATATCTGTTTTATTACAGGATTCGGCCGAGTCCTGCCTCATTTTCCGAACCGTATATCTTCTAGATCCGAACGATTCAACTTCGGGAAACAAATGGTCAATCCTAATACCCAACGTGGACTTGAACATAGTTCCCACCTCTCATAAAAGGATCGCATCCATAACTACCATACCAAGTGTTGGGTTTCTTATCTTGACGTGTAAAGgtattttgtttttaaGTTTACCTAATGGGCCACAGAATCGGATTGATGGTGTTACTATAAATAAGTTGTATGAACGGGTAAATCTGTTTGTCGAGGATGAAGTTTTACAGGATGATACATTTTACGATGTTGCAGTGCTAGCAACAATAACTGACAAAATGGCTAGGTTCGATATTATAACTGGAAAGGGAAAGTACATAAAACtaaagttgaaaaaggtgaaagaggaagaaacacAGTTTATTATACATTGGGAATTAACGCTAAGCGCAAACGGAGAATACCTCTCCATCCAGGACCTGGGTGATAGACCCGAAAAATGTATTCAAAGATGTTCCATTTCCAATGTGGATGGTAGAATCTTCTATATGGTCTTGCTTCCAGCAAACAAAGTGATTTACGGGTTTCCTTACGCTCAAGCTACTTCACGGGTGATTGATATTGGTCAGATGCATTCCATATACTCCAAATACTTTGGCAATGTGCTTAAACAACATGTTTTCTGTAGTACAGATTTTAGAAATAAATCGAATATTTCTACCTGCGATTACTATTTGGAGGACAAATTTACCATCCATGAGCTACTCGTATTAGATTCCAGTGATTCAAATACCCAATTCTCCGACAAAAAGTTTACGCCCACGGAAGGTCGCataaaaacaacaaatgATGATAGTATCAATACGATACACTGCAAAGATAACGAGTTTGTTACAGCACAGGGAACCTCAATGAATACTCAGAATCTTTGTGGGTTTTGCAATATCTGGGACGGCTCCCAAAACGAAATGGCATATATAACTGCAAATGACGGTTCGATACACTGGAGCAATACGCAAGCGGTATATTCAATTGAGAATTTCAACCGGTTCCAACATTACGTGATAGAGTCTGTTACGTTGAGGAATGGTAAAAATATTTCAGTAGTGGCCACTGGGAATACATTTCACGTATTAGAGAACTACGGCGAATCAACGACAACATTTCACCTCCAAAATGTGTTTGTTTCAGCAAAATCTTTATGCGTTAATGGACTAGATGGAGGAAATTATCATATCATAATAAGTGACATCCAAGGTGATCTCTATATTACTGATACAGCTGGTAAGAGTTTGGAGGAATTCAATCTCCATAACCAAGGATTCCAACTAATTCGGCTATTTGATTGCCCTGGGAAGTTTTTGATGTACAATCAAAACGCGATCATATTGATTTCATACTCCAATGTTAATTCCCAATACCAGTTTGTACCCCTCACTACTAAAATTACAGCCGGACACATCCAGCATGTCTTGGGCTCTAATGATCTAGCTGTCATTGACAGCAACACTAATAAAGCCTACCGTATCGAGATGAAAGATTCTCAGTTACAGAGAAAGTGGATAGATGTGACAGTGAAACCCGTTATAACAAAATTTATTAGGTTAACAGCAACGTCTAGGTATGCTATTTGCAGTGGGTATGAAGTGGTATCGCAAGATCCCCTGCGGGTAAAATCTGGTATCTACTTGTACGATCTACCGACCACTAAAATTATTGACAAGTTCGATATCGATGAAAAGTATTCCCAGGCAGCAATTTCCGATATTGCGGCAATGTCATATGATAAACCAGATTGTTACAATGGGGTAACAGACAACAAACGGTCATTCGCCGAGCAACTATTACTAAGTCAGTGTTTTCTTATTTCCTTGACCTTTGATGCAGCTGACGAGGATAGGAATGCGAGCAACTTGTTGTTATTTTCTCTAGATGACGAAAGGGCGAAAATCACGTATCATACAAGTTTTAGTACCGGTTTTGGGATAGCATCAATTCAGAATTATTTGCATGAGTACGTTATTATAGCGGGTGAAAGCATACAAGTTTTAAAAGTTGATTATTCGTTCAAGGAAAATTTATTCGCACTTGTGGGCTCTTCTAACGCACTTGCTGAAAGTGGGTTAATAAAAAATGTCATTAATTTACCGGGAGCAATCCCAGAAAACAAGTCTGTGACGAAGAGGGCAAAAAATTCGTTGATAAACGATTCCTTTCTTCTATTGAATATCTGTGAAGGGATAAGCCAAGTCAAGATATCAGGGAACGTTGGTGGTGCGAACACATTAGAATTTCAAATCTCACGTGTAGCCAAGTCGGAACAGTATACTATTCTTGCCGATATTTACAACGAAGGGCATTGTTCCTTTTTCGAAACGGTGAACATGGGAAGTTACCACTGGTGTATTGTTTCACTTGGGTCAGAAAAACTACGGCTATACTTTGTCTCTGAGGACCAAGAATATTGTAGCACAGAGTTTTGTCTACCGGGACAAATCACCAGTTTGAGTAAAGCTGACGACAACAGGAGGAATCCCTTTGGGCAGAAACGCTCCTTAGTTGCCCACGATGATTTCGTTGCATTATTCTGCGTCACTACTTTATGTGGTGGTGTTTACGTACTCGGATTCATCAAAACTACAGGTATTACTCTAAGCGCTGAAAATAAACACAAAAACGCATGTCAATTACGCTACATCTCCGAGGATTCaaatgatgaagacgatgaggagaatGAATTGCAATTGATAGATACAAGAGTCCTGGACTCCTGCGACATAACAGAGTACCTGGAACACGTCGTCCCGAAAAAGAATGGCCACTATCAATCAGTAGAATTAAAATAg
- the VPS55 gene encoding Vps55p (similar to Saccharomyces cerevisiae VPS55 (YJR044C); ancestral locus Anc_1.473), translating to MQFKVSPLTKIISLSGFLALGFLLVILSCALFHNYYPLYDIMLFLLAPIPNSIAGARHSGEADFMSEGAGGSSTQDFPHFLTAMLVTSGLSLPLVFYHCKLIGSAACAMSMAGGLIIYSSIVIFSWFFHGNWDDEDDALFG from the coding sequence ATGCAGTTCAAGGTCTCCCCACTGACCAAGATCATATCGCTCTCTGGGTTTCTAGCGCTCGGGTTCCTGCTCGTGATCCTGAGCTGCGCACTCTTCCACAACTACTACCCTCTGTACGACATAATGCTGTTCCTGCTGGCGCCGATCCCGAACTCGATAGCAGGTGCCCGCCACTCAGGGGAAGCGGACTTCATGTCCGAGGGCGCGGGGGGGTCCTCGACGCAGGACTTCCCACACTTCCTCACGGCAATGCTCGTCACGAGCGGGCTCTCGTTGCCCCTAGTGTTCTACCATTGCAAACTGATAGGCTCAGCGGCGTGCGCCATGAGCATGGCCGGTGGGTTGATCATATACTCCAGCATCGTCATCTTCTCCTGGTTCTTCCACGGGAACtgggacgacgaggatgatgCTTTGTTTGGATGA